In Sporichthya brevicatena, one genomic interval encodes:
- a CDS encoding SDR family oxidoreductase, giving the protein MGVFDLTGRKALVTGGARGLGAGMAAALAEAGAAVAIGDIREDLGKPTVEELKSKGAAAEFVSLDVTQEASWEAAIEQTVSALGGLDIVVNNAGIELSSLVIDVDPEDVRRMMDVNVVGTILGIKHAFRAMRPGGAAGNGGSVINIASVAATIAFPAIAGYSGSKSAVDRITRVAAVESGKLGYGVRVNCVYPGLVPTEMGMKLAQDIVDIGLAADVPGAVQLVVEQTPLARLGEVGDMADVVVFLASDASRFVTGAGIPVDGGMGT; this is encoded by the coding sequence CCGGCCGCAAGGCCCTGGTGACCGGCGGCGCGCGCGGCCTCGGCGCCGGCATGGCTGCCGCACTGGCCGAGGCGGGCGCCGCCGTCGCGATCGGCGACATCCGTGAGGACCTGGGCAAGCCCACCGTCGAGGAGCTGAAGAGCAAGGGCGCCGCGGCCGAGTTCGTCTCGCTCGACGTGACGCAGGAGGCCAGCTGGGAAGCCGCGATCGAGCAGACGGTCAGCGCCCTCGGCGGCCTCGACATCGTCGTCAACAACGCCGGCATCGAGCTCTCCAGCCTCGTCATCGACGTCGACCCCGAGGACGTCCGCCGGATGATGGACGTCAACGTCGTCGGCACGATCCTCGGCATCAAGCACGCCTTCCGCGCCATGCGTCCCGGTGGAGCGGCGGGCAACGGGGGCTCCGTCATCAACATCGCCTCGGTCGCCGCGACCATTGCCTTCCCGGCGATCGCCGGTTACTCCGGCTCCAAGTCCGCGGTCGACCGCATCACCCGCGTCGCGGCGGTCGAGTCCGGCAAGCTCGGCTACGGCGTCCGCGTCAACTGCGTGTACCCGGGCCTCGTCCCGACCGAGATGGGCATGAAGCTCGCCCAGGACATCGTCGACATCGGCCTGGCCGCCGACGTCCCCGGCGCCGTCCAGCTCGTCGTCGAGCAGACCCCACTGGCGCGCCTCGGCGAGGTCGGCGACATGGCCGACGTCGTGGTCTTCCTCGCCTCGGACGCTTCCCGTTTCGTCACCGGCGCCGGCATCCCCGTCGACGGCGGTATGGGGACC